A genomic segment from Oncorhynchus clarkii lewisi isolate Uvic-CL-2024 chromosome 12, UVic_Ocla_1.0, whole genome shotgun sequence encodes:
- the LOC139420971 gene encoding uncharacterized protein isoform X1, with protein sequence MWNSVRTGQNNDFHSAKMAKISLLRVLLNERLTAVADEIFGAVEKTVAEYQEEIYRSKEENEKLRRLLDIVLKPDIKLHRSDLQQLTVSEKVPPEQQHCEQELSPSLGQEDPEATQINEQELRTSHGREQLHALESKDPNVIFTIACVKSLCQNPVSTEPSHIYQTQSVEYEQGPSLPSTSTEQIKTEPDGEGYMSLEPTSEPQPLSAFHHYSAVQCENRILLSVASGELPSGSKPSESKRARCQVCDDCCKVKGTLIKHQKTHIRENGAMKWQQDRGPAAATASQSLDPTLSSPSFHRPAVPRSIAWRQKRKGEEYAHAQQQGALYPKRSNVYRSKVHPDISIPHLTPEYDELLTNRSGGRPDRYAVLLFRACVSEERYREWEQNTNWDGSRGKFGLPVNLRMFIRTTVSQKFPSMSDVTRKNIKDRVNEYLRSPRKSGHGLLSLI encoded by the exons ATGTGGAATTCTGTTCGGACAGGACAGAACAACGACTTTCATTCTGCGAAAATGGCTAAAATATCGTTGCTGAGAGTGCTTCTCAATGAACGATTAACAGCAGTTGCTGATGAAATATTTGGGGCTGTTGAAAAAACGGTGGCAGAGTACCAGGAAGAAATCTATCGTTCTAAGGAGGAGAACGAGAAGCTACGGAGGCTGCTTGATATCGTTCTTAAACCAGATATAAAGTTGCATAGATCGG ACCTACAGCAGCTCACTGTCTCTGAAAAGGTTCCCCCTGAGCAGCAGCACTGTGAACAGGAGTTGAGCCCCAGTCTGGGGCAGGAGGACCCAGAGGCCACACAGATTAATGAGCAGGAGCTCAGGACCAGTCACGGGAGAGAGCAGCTTCATGCTCTGGAGTCAAAAGACCCTAATGTTATATTCACAATTGCTTGTGTCAAAAGCTTGTGCCAGAATCCGGTCTCAACTGAGCCTTCACATATTTACCAAACCCAAAGTGTGGAATATGAACAGGGACCCTCTCTACCAAGCACTTCAACGGAACAGATCAAAACAGAACCTGATGGAGAGGGCTACATGTCATTAGAACCAACCAGTGAACCTCAGCCCCTCTCTGCATTTCATCACTATTCTGCAGTTCAGTGTGAAAACAGAATACTCCTCAGTGTGGCAAGTGGAGAGCTTCCATCAGGGTCAAAGCCATCGGAATCAAAGAGAGCACGG TGCCAGGTCTGTGATGATTGCTGTAAGGTAAAGGGTACTCTCATAAAACATCAGAAGACTCACATAAGGGAAAATGGAGCAATGAAATGGCAGCAG GATCGAGGCCCCGCTGCTGCCACAGCAAGCCAGTCCCTGGACCCTACTCTTTCCTCACCATCTTTCCACCGCCCAGCTGTGCCCCGTTCCATTGCATGGCGCcaaaagaggaagggggaggaataTGCACACGCCCAGCAGCAGGGCGCTCTTTACCCAAAACGCTCAAATGTATACCGCTCGAAGGTACAtcctgacatttccattcctcaTCTGACACCAGAATATGACGAACTGCTCACCAACCGCAGCGGGGGCCGTCCGGACCGCTATGCTGTTTTGCTATTCCGTGCATGCGTAAGTGAAGAGAGATACCGCGAGTGGGAACAGAATACCAACTGGGATGGATCACGAGGAAAATTTGGCTTGCCAGTGAACCTCCGAATGTTCATCAGGACCACTGTGTCTCAAAAGTTTCCTTCCATGAGTGATGTAACCCGAAAAAACATAAAAGACAGAGTAAATGAGTACTTGAGGTCACCGAGGAAGTCTGGACATGGACTGCTCTCGCTTATCTAA
- the LOC139420971 gene encoding uncharacterized protein isoform X2, which produces MWNSVRTGQNNDFHSAKMAKISLLRVLLNERLTAVADEIFGAVEKTVAEYQEEIYRSKEENEKLRRLLDIVLKPDIKLHRSDLQQLTVSEKVPPEQQHCEQELSPSLGQEDPEATQINEQELRTSHGREQLHALESKDPNVIFTIACVKSLCQNPVSTEPSHIYQTQSVEYEQGPSLPSTSTEQIKTEPDGEGYMSLEPTSEPQPLSAFHHYSAVQCENRILLSVASGELPSGSKPSESKRARDRGPAAATASQSLDPTLSSPSFHRPAVPRSIAWRQKRKGEEYAHAQQQGALYPKRSNVYRSKVHPDISIPHLTPEYDELLTNRSGGRPDRYAVLLFRACVSEERYREWEQNTNWDGSRGKFGLPVNLRMFIRTTVSQKFPSMSDVTRKNIKDRVNEYLRSPRKSGHGLLSLI; this is translated from the exons ATGTGGAATTCTGTTCGGACAGGACAGAACAACGACTTTCATTCTGCGAAAATGGCTAAAATATCGTTGCTGAGAGTGCTTCTCAATGAACGATTAACAGCAGTTGCTGATGAAATATTTGGGGCTGTTGAAAAAACGGTGGCAGAGTACCAGGAAGAAATCTATCGTTCTAAGGAGGAGAACGAGAAGCTACGGAGGCTGCTTGATATCGTTCTTAAACCAGATATAAAGTTGCATAGATCGG ACCTACAGCAGCTCACTGTCTCTGAAAAGGTTCCCCCTGAGCAGCAGCACTGTGAACAGGAGTTGAGCCCCAGTCTGGGGCAGGAGGACCCAGAGGCCACACAGATTAATGAGCAGGAGCTCAGGACCAGTCACGGGAGAGAGCAGCTTCATGCTCTGGAGTCAAAAGACCCTAATGTTATATTCACAATTGCTTGTGTCAAAAGCTTGTGCCAGAATCCGGTCTCAACTGAGCCTTCACATATTTACCAAACCCAAAGTGTGGAATATGAACAGGGACCCTCTCTACCAAGCACTTCAACGGAACAGATCAAAACAGAACCTGATGGAGAGGGCTACATGTCATTAGAACCAACCAGTGAACCTCAGCCCCTCTCTGCATTTCATCACTATTCTGCAGTTCAGTGTGAAAACAGAATACTCCTCAGTGTGGCAAGTGGAGAGCTTCCATCAGGGTCAAAGCCATCGGAATCAAAGAGAGCACGG GATCGAGGCCCCGCTGCTGCCACAGCAAGCCAGTCCCTGGACCCTACTCTTTCCTCACCATCTTTCCACCGCCCAGCTGTGCCCCGTTCCATTGCATGGCGCcaaaagaggaagggggaggaataTGCACACGCCCAGCAGCAGGGCGCTCTTTACCCAAAACGCTCAAATGTATACCGCTCGAAGGTACAtcctgacatttccattcctcaTCTGACACCAGAATATGACGAACTGCTCACCAACCGCAGCGGGGGCCGTCCGGACCGCTATGCTGTTTTGCTATTCCGTGCATGCGTAAGTGAAGAGAGATACCGCGAGTGGGAACAGAATACCAACTGGGATGGATCACGAGGAAAATTTGGCTTGCCAGTGAACCTCCGAATGTTCATCAGGACCACTGTGTCTCAAAAGTTTCCTTCCATGAGTGATGTAACCCGAAAAAACATAAAAGACAGAGTAAATGAGTACTTGAGGTCACCGAGGAAGTCTGGACATGGACTGCTCTCGCTTATCTAA